A genomic segment from Stenotrophomonas maltophilia encodes:
- a CDS encoding hybrid sensor histidine kinase/response regulator, with protein sequence MPLWGVLLVALAAAAIALMVLGLRLRARNHALAQLQRTHSTLSAERDQLRRTTERQGQLEQQLLQAKQAAEAAVLAKGEFLATMSHEIRTPLNGILPMLELIARGPLGEDQRQMLATASASSQQLLRIVDDILDYSRLEAQALELEITSFNLRDLLDGVVQLMQRAADSKGLALGLQLDPSVRLPVRGDPVRLRQVLSNLLANAIKFTARGQVQLRVLRLGEGAAQHQLRFEIIDTGIGIDDTLQARLFQSFSQADASTTRIYGGTGLGLAICKRIIDLMHGQIGVQSTPGQGATFWFEIPLLKVPGDLPAMARTPAPLLLFSADATLQARIERIAAHHGLQVQVLAQLDAVVERLRAPARPGQPAPAWLLVDARARRNGEATLQLALGERGDDDALQVLWLQDEALPQRPRQRQLPSHFDDAALHALLAVPAAPARPAALLVSADDEQPAATLPPLHLRVLLVEDNTVNRMVAEQLLRVFQCEVRNAADGEQALAALRQGGVDIVLMDCQMPVLDGYTATRHWRAEEAETGRARLPIIAMTANAMAGDRERCLQAGMDDYLSKPIARATLHALLQRWGGGNAASPARPSVEPSHAVPTSNGSRAPSAGHGPVLQGTESPATPKPVLDRTVLDELHAVIGDAATQIVTVFLEDAPVMVQQLQLAAQNGDEPRMQAVAHSLKSSSANVGALSLSAIAQRIEHEARSGSLQRPAVAVALLVAEFARARVALTGYLAQHRAGQGG encoded by the coding sequence GTGCCGCTGTGGGGCGTGCTGCTGGTTGCCCTTGCCGCGGCCGCCATCGCGCTGATGGTGTTGGGCCTGCGGCTGCGCGCGCGCAACCATGCGCTGGCGCAGCTGCAGCGCACGCACAGCACACTGTCCGCCGAACGCGACCAGTTGCGCCGTACCACCGAGCGCCAGGGCCAGCTGGAACAACAGCTGCTGCAGGCCAAGCAGGCCGCCGAGGCGGCCGTGCTGGCCAAGGGCGAGTTCCTGGCCACGATGAGCCACGAGATCCGCACCCCGCTCAACGGCATCCTGCCGATGCTGGAACTGATCGCGCGCGGGCCACTGGGCGAGGACCAGCGGCAGATGCTGGCCACCGCCTCGGCCAGCTCGCAGCAGCTGCTGCGCATCGTCGACGACATCCTCGACTACTCCCGGCTGGAAGCACAGGCGCTGGAACTGGAAATCACCAGCTTCAACCTGCGCGATCTGCTCGATGGCGTGGTGCAGCTGATGCAGCGGGCCGCCGACTCCAAGGGCCTGGCCCTGGGCCTGCAACTGGATCCATCGGTGCGCCTGCCGGTGCGCGGCGACCCGGTGCGCCTGCGCCAGGTGCTGAGCAACCTGCTGGCCAACGCCATCAAGTTCACCGCCCGCGGCCAGGTGCAGCTGCGCGTGCTGCGGCTGGGCGAAGGTGCCGCGCAGCACCAGCTGCGTTTCGAGATCATCGATACCGGCATCGGCATCGATGACACGCTGCAGGCGCGCCTGTTCCAGTCCTTCAGCCAGGCCGACGCATCCACCACCCGCATCTACGGCGGCACCGGCCTGGGTCTGGCCATCTGCAAGCGCATCATCGACCTGATGCACGGGCAGATCGGCGTGCAGTCCACGCCGGGCCAGGGTGCTACGTTCTGGTTCGAGATCCCGCTGCTGAAAGTCCCTGGCGACCTGCCGGCGATGGCGCGCACACCGGCACCGCTGCTGCTGTTCAGTGCCGACGCAACGTTGCAGGCACGCATCGAGCGCATCGCCGCCCACCATGGGCTGCAGGTGCAGGTGCTGGCGCAGCTGGATGCCGTGGTCGAGCGCCTGCGCGCTCCCGCGCGGCCCGGGCAACCGGCGCCGGCATGGTTGCTGGTCGATGCCCGCGCACGCCGCAACGGTGAGGCCACGTTGCAGCTGGCACTGGGTGAACGCGGTGACGACGATGCACTGCAGGTGCTGTGGCTGCAGGATGAAGCGCTTCCGCAACGCCCGCGTCAGCGCCAGCTGCCCTCGCACTTCGACGATGCGGCCCTGCATGCACTGCTGGCTGTACCGGCCGCCCCTGCCCGCCCCGCTGCGCTGCTGGTCAGCGCGGACGACGAGCAACCGGCTGCCACGCTGCCGCCGCTGCATCTGCGCGTGCTGCTGGTGGAAGACAATACGGTCAACCGGATGGTGGCCGAGCAGCTGCTGCGGGTGTTCCAGTGCGAAGTGCGCAACGCCGCCGATGGCGAGCAGGCACTGGCCGCCCTCCGCCAAGGCGGCGTGGACATCGTGCTGATGGATTGCCAGATGCCGGTGCTGGACGGCTACACCGCCACGCGCCACTGGCGTGCCGAAGAAGCGGAAACCGGGCGTGCGCGACTGCCGATCATCGCGATGACGGCCAATGCCATGGCTGGCGACCGCGAACGCTGCCTGCAGGCCGGTATGGACGATTACCTGTCCAAGCCGATCGCGCGCGCCACGCTGCATGCGCTGCTGCAGCGTTGGGGTGGCGGTAACGCTGCATCACCGGCACGGCCTTCTGTGGAGCCAAGCCATGCCGTGCCGACATCCAATGGCAGTCGCGCTCCATCCGCCGGGCATGGCCCGGTGCTGCAAGGCACGGAGAGTCCAGCGACACCGAAACCGGTGCTCGACCGCACTGTGCTGGATGAACTGCACGCGGTGATCGGCGACGCTGCCACCCAGATCGTTACGGTCTTTCTTGAAGATGCGCCGGTCATGGTGCAGCAGTTGCAACTGGCCGCGCAGAACGGCGATGAACCGCGCATGCAGGCTGTTGCGCACAGCCTGAAATCATCGAGCGCGAACGTGGGGGCGTTGTCGCTGTCGGCGATCGCGCAGCGGATCGAACACGAAGCGCGTAGTGGCAGCCTGCAGCGCCCCGCGGTGGCGGTGGCGCTGCTGGTTGCGGAATTCGCCCGGGCGCGCGTTGCACTGACGGGCTACCTGGCACAGCATCGCGCCGGCCAGGGCGGCTGA
- the rpsI gene encoding 30S ribosomal protein S9, with amino-acid sequence MAITQNYGTGRRKSSTARVFLRKGSGNITVNGRPLDEFFGRETARMIVRQPLELTKNTESFDILVTAAGGGTTGQAGAIRLGIARALVEYDETLKSELRKAGFMTRDAREVERKKVGLHKARRATQFSKR; translated from the coding sequence ATGGCTATCACTCAAAACTACGGCACTGGCCGCCGCAAGTCCTCCACCGCTCGCGTGTTCCTGCGCAAGGGTTCGGGCAACATCACCGTCAACGGTCGTCCGCTGGACGAGTTCTTCGGTCGTGAGACCGCGCGCATGATCGTGCGCCAGCCGCTCGAGCTGACCAAGAACACCGAAAGCTTCGACATCCTGGTCACCGCCGCTGGCGGCGGCACCACCGGCCAGGCCGGTGCGATCCGTCTGGGCATCGCCCGTGCTCTGGTCGAGTATGACGAAACCCTGAAGTCCGAGCTGCGCAAGGCCGGCTTCATGACCCGTGACGCCCGTGAAGTCGAGCGTAAGAAGGTCGGTCTGCACAAGGCCCGCCGCGCCACCCAGTTCTCCAAGCGCTGA
- a CDS encoding EAL domain-containing protein — MAANESPAGARPGRAETPPADHWQRWTTEAAAPVAAAPMVATPSPVAAAAPAPALASNAPPPLPGPIALAEAGNNDLAPPPSDSPYRVLIVEDDRAQALFAQSVLHGAGMQAIVHSDADAALQAIKEHRPDLILMDLHLPGLDGMRLTALIRQQPGLQLLPIVFLSGDPDPERQFEVLDSGADDYLSKPIRPRHLIAAVANRIRRARAQAATLPGASGAPATSNPETGLPTRHHVLQQLNTALAHRDQGGVLFIEVASALGLRERYGYAAFERLMVQAGQRLAEAGHPHLLARLNDNSFLLLARNTDEDALEGIAATLREQLSARAFVIRDDESVHLRGVVGYAPLSPGFEDANSALEAVERTTLQARLLSAGVAGHVHRQAVTEQEHLALLEGQLELAYQPIVAVAGGNTAQYQLLLRLRQADGTVLAAGQVIPAAEAAGRIADLDQQVMDHALGLLDLYRHATQPLNLFVSQSLRTLQRDAFADWLLESLQQRDLPGSALVIDVRLPDALIHTVPLQQFCQRMAGAGVRFCLSQFEPSGEADALLTQLPLSFVRMAARFSSSHSNPAAREELRKAIEQAHAAGLQIIGQQIEDPQAAAAMWVGGVDYIQGNMVQSAGSDLNFDFHNAVL; from the coding sequence ATGGCCGCAAACGAATCCCCCGCGGGCGCCCGCCCGGGACGCGCTGAAACCCCTCCGGCCGATCATTGGCAACGCTGGACCACCGAGGCGGCAGCCCCCGTCGCGGCTGCACCGATGGTTGCGACGCCATCGCCGGTCGCGGCCGCTGCGCCTGCGCCTGCGCTGGCCAGCAACGCGCCGCCGCCGCTGCCCGGCCCGATCGCACTGGCCGAAGCCGGCAACAACGACCTGGCCCCACCGCCATCGGACTCACCCTACCGCGTGCTGATCGTTGAAGATGATCGTGCGCAGGCCCTGTTCGCGCAGAGCGTGCTGCACGGCGCCGGCATGCAGGCGATCGTGCACAGCGATGCCGACGCTGCGCTGCAGGCGATCAAGGAACACCGCCCCGACCTGATCCTGATGGACCTGCACCTGCCCGGGCTGGACGGCATGCGCCTGACCGCGCTGATCCGCCAGCAGCCCGGCCTGCAGCTGCTGCCGATCGTGTTCCTCAGCGGCGATCCGGATCCGGAGCGCCAGTTCGAAGTGCTCGACAGCGGCGCCGACGACTACCTGAGCAAGCCGATCCGGCCACGCCACCTGATCGCGGCGGTGGCCAACCGCATCCGCCGCGCACGTGCCCAGGCCGCGACCCTGCCCGGCGCCTCCGGCGCACCGGCCACCAGCAATCCGGAAACCGGCCTGCCGACGCGCCACCACGTGCTGCAGCAGCTCAACACCGCTCTCGCCCACCGCGATCAGGGCGGCGTGCTCTTCATCGAAGTGGCCAGCGCGCTGGGACTGCGCGAACGCTATGGCTATGCCGCGTTTGAACGGCTGATGGTGCAGGCCGGGCAGCGCCTGGCCGAAGCCGGCCATCCGCACCTGCTGGCACGCCTAAACGACAACAGCTTCCTGCTGCTGGCCCGCAACACCGACGAGGACGCCCTCGAGGGCATCGCCGCCACCCTGCGCGAGCAGCTGTCGGCACGCGCCTTCGTGATCCGCGACGACGAATCCGTGCACCTGCGCGGCGTGGTCGGCTATGCACCGCTGTCACCGGGCTTCGAGGATGCCAACAGTGCGCTGGAAGCCGTCGAGCGCACCACCCTGCAGGCACGCCTGCTCAGTGCCGGCGTGGCCGGCCATGTGCACCGCCAGGCGGTCACCGAACAGGAACACCTGGCGCTGCTGGAAGGCCAGCTGGAACTGGCCTACCAGCCGATCGTCGCCGTTGCCGGTGGCAACACCGCGCAGTACCAGCTGCTGCTGCGCCTGCGCCAGGCCGACGGCACGGTACTGGCGGCCGGCCAGGTGATTCCGGCCGCCGAAGCGGCTGGCCGCATCGCCGACCTCGACCAGCAGGTGATGGACCATGCGCTGGGCCTGCTGGATCTGTACCGGCACGCGACGCAGCCGCTGAACCTGTTCGTCTCGCAGTCGCTGCGCACTCTGCAGCGCGATGCCTTCGCCGACTGGCTGCTGGAATCGCTGCAGCAGCGCGACCTGCCCGGCAGTGCGCTGGTGATCGACGTCCGCCTGCCCGACGCACTGATCCACACCGTCCCGCTGCAGCAGTTCTGCCAGCGCATGGCCGGTGCCGGGGTGCGCTTCTGCCTGAGCCAGTTCGAACCCAGCGGCGAGGCCGATGCACTGCTGACCCAGCTGCCGCTGTCATTCGTGCGCATGGCTGCGCGCTTCTCCAGCAGCCATTCCAATCCGGCGGCGCGCGAGGAACTGCGCAAGGCGATCGAACAGGCCCATGCCGCCGGGCTGCAGATCATCGGCCAGCAGATCGAGGATCCGCAGGCTGCAGCGGCGATGTGGGTCGGCGGCGTCGACTACATCCAGGGCAACATGGTGCAGTCGGCCGGCAGCGACCTGAACTTCGACTTCCACAACGCGGTGCTCTGA
- a CDS encoding (2Fe-2S)-binding protein: protein MYVCICNGVTDHQIREAASNGVSTVAELTMRTGCGATCGSCLDMAGDLLAKARATHDLPLPVLGLAQVA from the coding sequence GTGTACGTCTGCATCTGCAACGGAGTCACCGACCACCAGATCCGCGAAGCCGCCAGCAATGGCGTCAGCACGGTGGCCGAACTGACCATGCGTACCGGTTGTGGCGCCACCTGCGGTTCCTGCCTGGACATGGCCGGCGACCTGCTGGCCAAGGCACGTGCGACCCACGACCTGCCGCTGCCGGTATTGGGCCTGGCCCAGGTCGCCTGA
- the bfr gene encoding bacterioferritin, producing MKGDTKVIEFLNKVLYNELTAINQYFLHAKMLKNWGIKELAEHEYKESIDEMKHADMLADRILFLEGLPNFQALGKLRIGENPTEILQCDLSLERDGVVTLREAVAYSDSVGDYVSRQLFVKILDSEEEHIDWLETQLDLIERIGEPKYLLSKLEE from the coding sequence ATGAAGGGCGACACCAAGGTCATCGAATTCCTCAACAAGGTCCTCTACAACGAGCTGACCGCGATCAACCAGTACTTCCTGCACGCCAAGATGCTGAAGAACTGGGGCATCAAGGAACTGGCCGAACACGAGTACAAGGAATCGATCGACGAGATGAAGCATGCCGACATGCTTGCCGACCGCATCCTGTTCCTCGAAGGCCTGCCGAACTTCCAGGCGCTGGGCAAGCTGCGCATCGGCGAGAACCCGACCGAGATCCTGCAGTGCGACCTGTCGCTGGAACGCGATGGCGTGGTCACCCTGCGCGAGGCCGTGGCCTATTCCGATTCGGTTGGCGACTATGTCAGCCGCCAGCTGTTCGTGAAGATCCTCGACTCGGAAGAAGAGCACATCGACTGGCTGGAAACCCAGCTCGACCTGATCGAGCGCATCGGCGAGCCGAAGTACCTGCTGAGCAAGCTGGAAGAGTGA
- a CDS encoding RNA pyrophosphohydrolase, whose translation MIDPDGYRPNVGIVLMRQDGQVFWARRVRRDGWQFPQGGMNTDETPVEAMYRELQEETGLLPEHVEVLGATPGWLRYKLPARAIRRNERQVCIGQKQVWFLLRLTGDESHVQLDHTDSPEFDHWRWVDFWYPVEHVVMFKRGVYARALRHLAPLARGVAGQGVTAMPKSAAEAWMPGHAAGHDRPRKRTPKRGGYWPRKAKGEPGAV comes from the coding sequence GTGATCGATCCGGACGGCTATCGACCGAACGTCGGCATCGTGCTGATGCGGCAGGACGGCCAGGTGTTCTGGGCACGACGTGTGCGCCGGGACGGCTGGCAGTTCCCGCAGGGTGGCATGAATACCGACGAGACGCCTGTCGAGGCCATGTATCGTGAACTGCAGGAAGAGACCGGCCTGCTGCCTGAGCACGTGGAAGTGCTCGGGGCCACGCCCGGCTGGCTGCGCTACAAGCTGCCGGCGCGGGCCATCCGCCGCAATGAGCGGCAGGTCTGCATCGGCCAGAAGCAGGTCTGGTTCCTGCTGCGCCTGACCGGCGACGAATCGCATGTGCAGCTGGACCATACCGACTCGCCCGAGTTCGACCACTGGCGCTGGGTGGACTTCTGGTACCCGGTGGAGCACGTGGTGATGTTCAAGCGTGGCGTCTATGCGCGCGCTCTGCGACATCTGGCGCCGTTGGCGCGTGGGGTGGCCGGGCAGGGCGTCACCGCCATGCCCAAGAGCGCCGCGGAGGCCTGGATGCCGGGCCACGCGGCCGGCCACGACAGGCCCCGCAAGCGCACGCCCAAGCGCGGGGGGTACTGGCCGCGCAAGGCCAAGGGTGAGCCGGGGGCGGTTTGA
- the rplM gene encoding 50S ribosomal protein L13, producing MSTFTAKNETVQRDWYLVDAEGKTLGRLATELARRLRGKHKPVYTPHVDTGDYLVVINAEKIAVTGKKLQDKMYHRFTGYIGNLKTESLAQALERHPERVIEIAVKGMLPKGPLGRQMYRKLKVYAGTEHPHAAQQPQVLDI from the coding sequence ATGAGCACTTTCACTGCCAAGAACGAGACCGTCCAGCGCGACTGGTACCTCGTCGACGCCGAGGGCAAGACCCTGGGCCGTCTCGCCACCGAGCTGGCCCGCCGTCTGCGTGGCAAGCACAAGCCGGTCTACACCCCCCACGTTGATACCGGCGACTACCTGGTCGTCATCAATGCAGAAAAGATTGCCGTCACCGGCAAGAAGCTGCAGGACAAGATGTATCACCGTTTCACCGGTTACATCGGCAACCTGAAGACCGAGTCCCTGGCCCAGGCGCTGGAGCGCCACCCGGAGCGCGTGATCGAGATCGCCGTCAAGGGCATGCTGCCGAAGGGCCCGCTGGGTCGCCAGATGTACCGCAAGCTCAAGGTCTACGCCGGCACTGAGCATCCGCACGCCGCACAGCAGCCGCAGGTTCTGGATATCTAA